From the Tripterygium wilfordii isolate XIE 37 chromosome 6, ASM1340144v1, whole genome shotgun sequence genome, one window contains:
- the LOC119999237 gene encoding probable protein phosphatase 2C 10 isoform X2 has translation MEDYHVAKFIHIQEHELGLFAIYDGHLGDTVPSYLQKHLFSNILKEEDFWVDPNRAIAKAYERTDQAILSQSADLGRGGSTAVTAILINGQRLCVANVGDSRAVLSRGGQALQVTIDHEPNTERGSIENKGGFVSNMPGDVPRVNGQLAVSRAFGDKSLKTHLRSDPDMRNIEIDNSTELLILASDGLWKVVANQEAVDIARKIKDPQKAAKQLIVEAVKRESRDDISCVVVRFRG, from the exons ATGGAGGACTATCATGTTGCTAAGTTTATTCACATACAAGAGCATGAGTTGGGGTTATTTGCTATTTATGATGGTCATTTGGGAGATACAGTGCCTTCTTACCTACAGAAGCATTTGTTTTCCAATATACTGAAGGAG GAAGACTTTTGGGTTGACCCCAATAGAGCTATTGCAAAAGCTTATGAGAGGACAGACCAAGCAATTCTTTCACAAAGTGCTGATTTGGGGCGGGGTGGGTCTACTGCTGTTACTGCAATTTTGATAAATGGTCAAAGATTATGCGTAGCCAATGTTGGAGATTCACGTGCGGTTCTTTCAAGAGGTGGTCAGGCACTTCAAGTGACCATAGATCATGAGCCCAACACGGAAAGAGGCAGCATTGAGAACAAAGGCGGCTTTGTCTCGAATATGCCAG GTGATGTACCAAGAGTTAATGGGCAGCTGGCAGTTTCTCGTGCATTCGGAGACAAAAGCCTTAAGACTCATTTGCGATCTGATCCCGACATGCGAAATATTGAAATTGATAACAGCACAGAGCTTCTAATCCTCGCAAGTGATGGTCTTTGGAAG GTGGTGGCTAACCAAGAAGCTGTTGACATTGCTAGAAAGATCAAAGACCCACAGAAAGCAGCAAAGCAGTTAATAGTCGAGGCTGTGAAAAGAGAGAGTAGAGATGATATATCCTGTGTCGTCGTTAGATTTAGGGGATGA
- the LOC119999237 gene encoding probable protein phosphatase 2C 9 isoform X1 — MDRLCCFTSSYSQVVGRSSSNSGKGKNYEGLIKYGFSLVKGKANHPMEDYHVAKFIHIQEHELGLFAIYDGHLGDTVPSYLQKHLFSNILKEEDFWVDPNRAIAKAYERTDQAILSQSADLGRGGSTAVTAILINGQRLCVANVGDSRAVLSRGGQALQVTIDHEPNTERGSIENKGGFVSNMPGDVPRVNGQLAVSRAFGDKSLKTHLRSDPDMRNIEIDNSTELLILASDGLWKVVANQEAVDIARKIKDPQKAAKQLIVEAVKRESRDDISCVVVRFRG, encoded by the exons atggaTAGGTTATGCTGTTTTACTTCTTCATACTCTCAG GTTGTAGGGCGTTCATCTTCTAACTCTGGTAAGGGAAAAAACTATGAGGGGTTAATCAAGTATGGTTTCAGCCTAGTAAAGGGGAAAGCAAATCATCCAATGGAGGACTATCATGTTGCTAAGTTTATTCACATACAAGAGCATGAGTTGGGGTTATTTGCTATTTATGATGGTCATTTGGGAGATACAGTGCCTTCTTACCTACAGAAGCATTTGTTTTCCAATATACTGAAGGAG GAAGACTTTTGGGTTGACCCCAATAGAGCTATTGCAAAAGCTTATGAGAGGACAGACCAAGCAATTCTTTCACAAAGTGCTGATTTGGGGCGGGGTGGGTCTACTGCTGTTACTGCAATTTTGATAAATGGTCAAAGATTATGCGTAGCCAATGTTGGAGATTCACGTGCGGTTCTTTCAAGAGGTGGTCAGGCACTTCAAGTGACCATAGATCATGAGCCCAACACGGAAAGAGGCAGCATTGAGAACAAAGGCGGCTTTGTCTCGAATATGCCAG GTGATGTACCAAGAGTTAATGGGCAGCTGGCAGTTTCTCGTGCATTCGGAGACAAAAGCCTTAAGACTCATTTGCGATCTGATCCCGACATGCGAAATATTGAAATTGATAACAGCACAGAGCTTCTAATCCTCGCAAGTGATGGTCTTTGGAAG GTGGTGGCTAACCAAGAAGCTGTTGACATTGCTAGAAAGATCAAAGACCCACAGAAAGCAGCAAAGCAGTTAATAGTCGAGGCTGTGAAAAGAGAGAGTAGAGATGATATATCCTGTGTCGTCGTTAGATTTAGGGGATGA